A region from the Dendropsophus ebraccatus isolate aDenEbr1 chromosome 1, aDenEbr1.pat, whole genome shotgun sequence genome encodes:
- the PAX8 gene encoding paired box protein Pax-8 isoform X4: MPHNGIRSELITERGCTGPASSLHIGHGGLNQLGGAFVNGRPLPEVVRQRIVDLAHQGVRPCDISRQLRVSHGCVSKILGRYYETGSIRPGVIGGSKPKVATPKVVEKIGDYKRQNPTMFAWEIRDRLLAEGVCDNDTVPSVSSINRIIRTKVQQLFNLPMESCVKSLSPGHSLIPSSAVTPPESPHSDSLGSTYSISGLLGISQPTTEGKRKLDDSDQDSCRLSIDSQGSGGLSRKQMRTEAYIQHPMDGLECPFQRQHFPESYPSASHSKAEQALYPLPLLNSTMDDGKSALTSSSAALGRNLSAHQGYSALTELSSFAIKQEISDSSSISSTPPSLCSPTFLDLQPIGSAAAVGAAPAFSAFSHAASVYGQFTSHTVTGRDVVGSTLPGYPPHIPSGQGNYASSAIAGMVAGSDYSGNTYSHGAYAAYGDSWRFPGSSLLSSPYYYSSTARTAPPPTTAGAYDLL; the protein is encoded by the exons AGCTCATCACAGAGAGAGGCTGCACAGGACCCGCCAGCTCACTGCATATAG gtcatGGCGGACTTAATCAACTAGGTGGGGCTTTTGTGAATGGGCGCCCCCTTCCAGAGGTGGTGAGGCAGCGCATTGTAGATCTAGCGCACCAAGGTGTGCGTCCATGTGACATCTCGCGGCAGCTGAGGGTCAGTCACGGGTGTGTGAGCAAGATCCTGGGCAG GTACTATGAAACAGGCAGTATCAGACCAGGAGTCATCGGTGGTTCCAAGCCTAAAGTTGCCACTCCCAAAGTAGTAGAGAAGATTGGAGATTACAAGAGACAAAATCCCACCATGTTTGCCTGGGAGATCAGGGATCGGCTGTTGGCAGAAGGCGTGTGCGACAACGACACCGTGCCCAGTGTCAGCTCCATCAACAG AATAATCCGTACAAAGGTCCAGCAGTTGTTTAATCTGCCCATGGAGAGCTGTGTAAAGTCTCTAAGCCCCGGACATTCTCTAA TTCCAAGCTCGGCCGTGACACCTCCTGAGTCTCCGCACTCAGACTCCCTGGGATCCACTTACTCTATCAGTGGTCTGTTAGGGATCTCTCAGCCAACAACAGAGGGTAAACGAAAGCTGGATGACA GTGATCAGGACAGCTGCAGACTCAGCATAGACTCTCAGggcagtgggggtctcagccggAAACAGATGCGGACAGAAGCTTATATTCAGCACCCTATGGACGGCCTGGAGTGCCCATTTCAGAGACAACACTTTCCTGAATCGTATCCCTCCGCCAGTCACAGCAAAGCTGAACAA GCTCTGTATCCGCTACCGCTGCTAAACAGCACGATGGATGATGGAAAATCTGCTCTAACGTCTTCCAGTGCTGCTCTGGGTAGAAATCTCTCCGCACACCAGGGCTACTCCGCTCTGACAG AACTGTCATCATTCGCCATTAAGCAAGAGATATCAGATAGCTCCAGCATTAGCTCCACCCCACCATCGCTTTGTAGTCCCACTTTCCTGGATCTGCAGCCGATCGGATCGGCGGCAGCAGTGGGGGCTGCTCCGGCATTCAGTGCGTTTTCCCATGCAGCCTCCGTGTACGGGCAGTTCACCAGTCACACAGTTACAG GGCGTGATGTTGTAGGATCCACACTACCAGGGTACCCACCACACATACCCAGCGGGCAAGGAAACTATGCCTCATCCGCCATTGCTGGAATGGTTGCCG GAAGCGATTACTCTGGTAATACTTATAGCCATGGGGCCTATGCAGCATATGGAGACAGTTGGCGCTTCCCCGGCTCCAGCCTTCTAA GTTCTCCCTACTACTACAGCTCTACTGCGAGGACTGCACCACCTCCAACCACTGCTGGGGCATATGACCTTCTGTAG
- the PAX8 gene encoding paired box protein Pax-8 isoform X3, whose translation MPHNGIRSELITERGCTGPASSLHIGHGGLNQLGGAFVNGRPLPEVVRQRIVDLAHQGVRPCDISRQLRVSHGCVSKILGSRYYETGSIRPGVIGGSKPKVATPKVVEKIGDYKRQNPTMFAWEIRDRLLAEGVCDNDTVPSVSSINRIIRTKVQQLFNLPMESCVKSLSPGHSLIPSSAVTPPESPHSDSLGSTYSISGLLGISQPTTEGKRKLDDSDQDSCRLSIDSQGSGGLSRKQMRTEAYIQHPMDGLECPFQRQHFPESYPSASHSKAEQALYPLPLLNSTMDDGKSALTSSSAALGRNLSAHQGYSALTELSSFAIKQEISDSSSISSTPPSLCSPTFLDLQPIGSAAAVGAAPAFSAFSHAASVYGQFTSHTVTGRDVVGSTLPGYPPHIPSGQGNYASSAIAGMVAGSDYSGNTYSHGAYAAYGDSWRFPGSSLLSSPYYYSSTARTAPPPTTAGAYDLL comes from the exons AGCTCATCACAGAGAGAGGCTGCACAGGACCCGCCAGCTCACTGCATATAG gtcatGGCGGACTTAATCAACTAGGTGGGGCTTTTGTGAATGGGCGCCCCCTTCCAGAGGTGGTGAGGCAGCGCATTGTAGATCTAGCGCACCAAGGTGTGCGTCCATGTGACATCTCGCGGCAGCTGAGGGTCAGTCACGGGTGTGTGAGCAAGATCCTGGGCAG TAGGTACTATGAAACAGGCAGTATCAGACCAGGAGTCATCGGTGGTTCCAAGCCTAAAGTTGCCACTCCCAAAGTAGTAGAGAAGATTGGAGATTACAAGAGACAAAATCCCACCATGTTTGCCTGGGAGATCAGGGATCGGCTGTTGGCAGAAGGCGTGTGCGACAACGACACCGTGCCCAGTGTCAGCTCCATCAACAG AATAATCCGTACAAAGGTCCAGCAGTTGTTTAATCTGCCCATGGAGAGCTGTGTAAAGTCTCTAAGCCCCGGACATTCTCTAA TTCCAAGCTCGGCCGTGACACCTCCTGAGTCTCCGCACTCAGACTCCCTGGGATCCACTTACTCTATCAGTGGTCTGTTAGGGATCTCTCAGCCAACAACAGAGGGTAAACGAAAGCTGGATGACA GTGATCAGGACAGCTGCAGACTCAGCATAGACTCTCAGggcagtgggggtctcagccggAAACAGATGCGGACAGAAGCTTATATTCAGCACCCTATGGACGGCCTGGAGTGCCCATTTCAGAGACAACACTTTCCTGAATCGTATCCCTCCGCCAGTCACAGCAAAGCTGAACAA GCTCTGTATCCGCTACCGCTGCTAAACAGCACGATGGATGATGGAAAATCTGCTCTAACGTCTTCCAGTGCTGCTCTGGGTAGAAATCTCTCCGCACACCAGGGCTACTCCGCTCTGACAG AACTGTCATCATTCGCCATTAAGCAAGAGATATCAGATAGCTCCAGCATTAGCTCCACCCCACCATCGCTTTGTAGTCCCACTTTCCTGGATCTGCAGCCGATCGGATCGGCGGCAGCAGTGGGGGCTGCTCCGGCATTCAGTGCGTTTTCCCATGCAGCCTCCGTGTACGGGCAGTTCACCAGTCACACAGTTACAG GGCGTGATGTTGTAGGATCCACACTACCAGGGTACCCACCACACATACCCAGCGGGCAAGGAAACTATGCCTCATCCGCCATTGCTGGAATGGTTGCCG GAAGCGATTACTCTGGTAATACTTATAGCCATGGGGCCTATGCAGCATATGGAGACAGTTGGCGCTTCCCCGGCTCCAGCCTTCTAA GTTCTCCCTACTACTACAGCTCTACTGCGAGGACTGCACCACCTCCAACCACTGCTGGGGCATATGACCTTCTGTAG
- the PAX8 gene encoding paired box protein Pax-8 isoform X1 codes for MPHNGIRSELITERGCTGPASSLHIGHGGLNQLGGAFVNGRPLPEVVRQRIVDLAHQGVRPCDISRQLRVSHGCVSKILGSRYYETGSIRPGVIGGSKPKVATPKVVEKIGDYKRQNPTMFAWEIRDRLLAEGVCDNDTVPSVSSINRIIRTKVQQLFNLPMESCVKSLSPGHSLIPSSAVTPPESPHSDSLGSTYSISGLLGISQPTTEGKRKLDDSDQDSCRLSIDSQGSGGLSRKQMRTEAYIQHPMDGLECPFQRQHFPESYPSASHSKAEQALYPLPLLNSTMDDGKSALTSSSAALGRNLSAHQGYSALTELSSFAIKQEISDSSSISSTPPSLCSPTFLDLQPIGSAAAVGAAPAFSAFSHAASVYGQFTSHTVTGRDVVGSTLPGYPPHIPSGQGNYASSAIAGMVAAGSDYSGNTYSHGAYAAYGDSWRFPGSSLLSSPYYYSSTARTAPPPTTAGAYDLL; via the exons AGCTCATCACAGAGAGAGGCTGCACAGGACCCGCCAGCTCACTGCATATAG gtcatGGCGGACTTAATCAACTAGGTGGGGCTTTTGTGAATGGGCGCCCCCTTCCAGAGGTGGTGAGGCAGCGCATTGTAGATCTAGCGCACCAAGGTGTGCGTCCATGTGACATCTCGCGGCAGCTGAGGGTCAGTCACGGGTGTGTGAGCAAGATCCTGGGCAG TAGGTACTATGAAACAGGCAGTATCAGACCAGGAGTCATCGGTGGTTCCAAGCCTAAAGTTGCCACTCCCAAAGTAGTAGAGAAGATTGGAGATTACAAGAGACAAAATCCCACCATGTTTGCCTGGGAGATCAGGGATCGGCTGTTGGCAGAAGGCGTGTGCGACAACGACACCGTGCCCAGTGTCAGCTCCATCAACAG AATAATCCGTACAAAGGTCCAGCAGTTGTTTAATCTGCCCATGGAGAGCTGTGTAAAGTCTCTAAGCCCCGGACATTCTCTAA TTCCAAGCTCGGCCGTGACACCTCCTGAGTCTCCGCACTCAGACTCCCTGGGATCCACTTACTCTATCAGTGGTCTGTTAGGGATCTCTCAGCCAACAACAGAGGGTAAACGAAAGCTGGATGACA GTGATCAGGACAGCTGCAGACTCAGCATAGACTCTCAGggcagtgggggtctcagccggAAACAGATGCGGACAGAAGCTTATATTCAGCACCCTATGGACGGCCTGGAGTGCCCATTTCAGAGACAACACTTTCCTGAATCGTATCCCTCCGCCAGTCACAGCAAAGCTGAACAA GCTCTGTATCCGCTACCGCTGCTAAACAGCACGATGGATGATGGAAAATCTGCTCTAACGTCTTCCAGTGCTGCTCTGGGTAGAAATCTCTCCGCACACCAGGGCTACTCCGCTCTGACAG AACTGTCATCATTCGCCATTAAGCAAGAGATATCAGATAGCTCCAGCATTAGCTCCACCCCACCATCGCTTTGTAGTCCCACTTTCCTGGATCTGCAGCCGATCGGATCGGCGGCAGCAGTGGGGGCTGCTCCGGCATTCAGTGCGTTTTCCCATGCAGCCTCCGTGTACGGGCAGTTCACCAGTCACACAGTTACAG GGCGTGATGTTGTAGGATCCACACTACCAGGGTACCCACCACACATACCCAGCGGGCAAGGAAACTATGCCTCATCCGCCATTGCTGGAATGGTTGCCG CAGGAAGCGATTACTCTGGTAATACTTATAGCCATGGGGCCTATGCAGCATATGGAGACAGTTGGCGCTTCCCCGGCTCCAGCCTTCTAA GTTCTCCCTACTACTACAGCTCTACTGCGAGGACTGCACCACCTCCAACCACTGCTGGGGCATATGACCTTCTGTAG
- the PAX8 gene encoding paired box protein Pax-8 isoform X2: MPHNGIRSELITERGCTGPASSLHIGHGGLNQLGGAFVNGRPLPEVVRQRIVDLAHQGVRPCDISRQLRVSHGCVSKILGRYYETGSIRPGVIGGSKPKVATPKVVEKIGDYKRQNPTMFAWEIRDRLLAEGVCDNDTVPSVSSINRIIRTKVQQLFNLPMESCVKSLSPGHSLIPSSAVTPPESPHSDSLGSTYSISGLLGISQPTTEGKRKLDDSDQDSCRLSIDSQGSGGLSRKQMRTEAYIQHPMDGLECPFQRQHFPESYPSASHSKAEQALYPLPLLNSTMDDGKSALTSSSAALGRNLSAHQGYSALTELSSFAIKQEISDSSSISSTPPSLCSPTFLDLQPIGSAAAVGAAPAFSAFSHAASVYGQFTSHTVTGRDVVGSTLPGYPPHIPSGQGNYASSAIAGMVAAGSDYSGNTYSHGAYAAYGDSWRFPGSSLLSSPYYYSSTARTAPPPTTAGAYDLL, translated from the exons AGCTCATCACAGAGAGAGGCTGCACAGGACCCGCCAGCTCACTGCATATAG gtcatGGCGGACTTAATCAACTAGGTGGGGCTTTTGTGAATGGGCGCCCCCTTCCAGAGGTGGTGAGGCAGCGCATTGTAGATCTAGCGCACCAAGGTGTGCGTCCATGTGACATCTCGCGGCAGCTGAGGGTCAGTCACGGGTGTGTGAGCAAGATCCTGGGCAG GTACTATGAAACAGGCAGTATCAGACCAGGAGTCATCGGTGGTTCCAAGCCTAAAGTTGCCACTCCCAAAGTAGTAGAGAAGATTGGAGATTACAAGAGACAAAATCCCACCATGTTTGCCTGGGAGATCAGGGATCGGCTGTTGGCAGAAGGCGTGTGCGACAACGACACCGTGCCCAGTGTCAGCTCCATCAACAG AATAATCCGTACAAAGGTCCAGCAGTTGTTTAATCTGCCCATGGAGAGCTGTGTAAAGTCTCTAAGCCCCGGACATTCTCTAA TTCCAAGCTCGGCCGTGACACCTCCTGAGTCTCCGCACTCAGACTCCCTGGGATCCACTTACTCTATCAGTGGTCTGTTAGGGATCTCTCAGCCAACAACAGAGGGTAAACGAAAGCTGGATGACA GTGATCAGGACAGCTGCAGACTCAGCATAGACTCTCAGggcagtgggggtctcagccggAAACAGATGCGGACAGAAGCTTATATTCAGCACCCTATGGACGGCCTGGAGTGCCCATTTCAGAGACAACACTTTCCTGAATCGTATCCCTCCGCCAGTCACAGCAAAGCTGAACAA GCTCTGTATCCGCTACCGCTGCTAAACAGCACGATGGATGATGGAAAATCTGCTCTAACGTCTTCCAGTGCTGCTCTGGGTAGAAATCTCTCCGCACACCAGGGCTACTCCGCTCTGACAG AACTGTCATCATTCGCCATTAAGCAAGAGATATCAGATAGCTCCAGCATTAGCTCCACCCCACCATCGCTTTGTAGTCCCACTTTCCTGGATCTGCAGCCGATCGGATCGGCGGCAGCAGTGGGGGCTGCTCCGGCATTCAGTGCGTTTTCCCATGCAGCCTCCGTGTACGGGCAGTTCACCAGTCACACAGTTACAG GGCGTGATGTTGTAGGATCCACACTACCAGGGTACCCACCACACATACCCAGCGGGCAAGGAAACTATGCCTCATCCGCCATTGCTGGAATGGTTGCCG CAGGAAGCGATTACTCTGGTAATACTTATAGCCATGGGGCCTATGCAGCATATGGAGACAGTTGGCGCTTCCCCGGCTCCAGCCTTCTAA GTTCTCCCTACTACTACAGCTCTACTGCGAGGACTGCACCACCTCCAACCACTGCTGGGGCATATGACCTTCTGTAG
- the PAX8 gene encoding paired box protein Pax-8 isoform X5: MGSSLLPGHGGLNQLGGAFVNGRPLPEVVRQRIVDLAHQGVRPCDISRQLRVSHGCVSKILGSRYYETGSIRPGVIGGSKPKVATPKVVEKIGDYKRQNPTMFAWEIRDRLLAEGVCDNDTVPSVSSINRIIRTKVQQLFNLPMESCVKSLSPGHSLIPSSAVTPPESPHSDSLGSTYSISGLLGISQPTTEGKRKLDDSDQDSCRLSIDSQGSGGLSRKQMRTEAYIQHPMDGLECPFQRQHFPESYPSASHSKAEQALYPLPLLNSTMDDGKSALTSSSAALGRNLSAHQGYSALTELSSFAIKQEISDSSSISSTPPSLCSPTFLDLQPIGSAAAVGAAPAFSAFSHAASVYGQFTSHTVTGRDVVGSTLPGYPPHIPSGQGNYASSAIAGMVAAGSDYSGNTYSHGAYAAYGDSWRFPGSSLLSSPYYYSSTARTAPPPTTAGAYDLL; the protein is encoded by the exons atgggcagctccTTATTGCCAG gtcatGGCGGACTTAATCAACTAGGTGGGGCTTTTGTGAATGGGCGCCCCCTTCCAGAGGTGGTGAGGCAGCGCATTGTAGATCTAGCGCACCAAGGTGTGCGTCCATGTGACATCTCGCGGCAGCTGAGGGTCAGTCACGGGTGTGTGAGCAAGATCCTGGGCAG TAGGTACTATGAAACAGGCAGTATCAGACCAGGAGTCATCGGTGGTTCCAAGCCTAAAGTTGCCACTCCCAAAGTAGTAGAGAAGATTGGAGATTACAAGAGACAAAATCCCACCATGTTTGCCTGGGAGATCAGGGATCGGCTGTTGGCAGAAGGCGTGTGCGACAACGACACCGTGCCCAGTGTCAGCTCCATCAACAG AATAATCCGTACAAAGGTCCAGCAGTTGTTTAATCTGCCCATGGAGAGCTGTGTAAAGTCTCTAAGCCCCGGACATTCTCTAA TTCCAAGCTCGGCCGTGACACCTCCTGAGTCTCCGCACTCAGACTCCCTGGGATCCACTTACTCTATCAGTGGTCTGTTAGGGATCTCTCAGCCAACAACAGAGGGTAAACGAAAGCTGGATGACA GTGATCAGGACAGCTGCAGACTCAGCATAGACTCTCAGggcagtgggggtctcagccggAAACAGATGCGGACAGAAGCTTATATTCAGCACCCTATGGACGGCCTGGAGTGCCCATTTCAGAGACAACACTTTCCTGAATCGTATCCCTCCGCCAGTCACAGCAAAGCTGAACAA GCTCTGTATCCGCTACCGCTGCTAAACAGCACGATGGATGATGGAAAATCTGCTCTAACGTCTTCCAGTGCTGCTCTGGGTAGAAATCTCTCCGCACACCAGGGCTACTCCGCTCTGACAG AACTGTCATCATTCGCCATTAAGCAAGAGATATCAGATAGCTCCAGCATTAGCTCCACCCCACCATCGCTTTGTAGTCCCACTTTCCTGGATCTGCAGCCGATCGGATCGGCGGCAGCAGTGGGGGCTGCTCCGGCATTCAGTGCGTTTTCCCATGCAGCCTCCGTGTACGGGCAGTTCACCAGTCACACAGTTACAG GGCGTGATGTTGTAGGATCCACACTACCAGGGTACCCACCACACATACCCAGCGGGCAAGGAAACTATGCCTCATCCGCCATTGCTGGAATGGTTGCCG CAGGAAGCGATTACTCTGGTAATACTTATAGCCATGGGGCCTATGCAGCATATGGAGACAGTTGGCGCTTCCCCGGCTCCAGCCTTCTAA GTTCTCCCTACTACTACAGCTCTACTGCGAGGACTGCACCACCTCCAACCACTGCTGGGGCATATGACCTTCTGTAG